One part of the Anaerolineales bacterium genome encodes these proteins:
- a CDS encoding EamA family transporter encodes MSNAFLYVITVLIWGSTWLAIKLQLGTVAPELSVAYRFLLAALILFVYSKWRGLNLRFSRSQHAFMALQGLMLFSLNYVMVYFSETYVTSGLVAVLFSAVIILNVMFGAIFLRNAVQGRVVAGALVGVVGVALIFWPELRGLQVDSLRALGIGLGLCAAVSASLGNIVSARNQRANLPVIQTNAYGMLYGSLATLAFAVLRGTQFTFELSAGYLGSLLYLALFGSVIAFGSYLTLLGRIGADRVAYVNVFVPVIALALSAIFEGLHLGWFEFTGVALVLLGNAIVVGSKRLKASA; translated from the coding sequence ATGAGCAATGCGTTTCTGTACGTCATCACCGTGCTGATTTGGGGTTCCACATGGCTGGCGATCAAGCTCCAGCTGGGCACGGTGGCGCCAGAGCTTTCGGTGGCGTATCGTTTTCTTCTGGCAGCATTGATATTGTTCGTATACAGCAAGTGGCGCGGGCTCAACTTGCGCTTCAGCCGCAGCCAGCACGCCTTCATGGCGCTGCAAGGGCTGATGCTCTTCTCGCTCAACTATGTCATGGTGTATTTCTCAGAGACCTATGTCACCAGCGGCTTGGTGGCAGTGTTGTTCTCGGCTGTCATCATTCTCAATGTCATGTTCGGCGCCATCTTCCTGCGCAATGCCGTGCAGGGGCGCGTGGTTGCCGGTGCGCTGGTTGGCGTGGTGGGCGTGGCGCTCATCTTCTGGCCTGAACTGAGAGGTTTGCAGGTGGATAGCCTGAGGGCGCTGGGGATCGGGCTGGGGTTGTGCGCGGCGGTATCGGCCTCGCTGGGCAACATTGTGTCGGCGCGCAACCAGCGCGCCAATCTGCCCGTCATCCAGACCAACGCGTATGGCATGCTCTATGGCTCGCTGGCCACGCTGGCGTTTGCCGTACTGCGCGGCACGCAGTTCACCTTTGAGCTCTCGGCGGGCTATCTTGGCTCGTTGCTGTATCTGGCGCTGTTCGGCTCGGTGATCGCCTTCGGCAGCTACCTGACCCTGCTGGGCCGCATCGGTGCAGACCGTGTGGCGTATGTGAACGTGTTCGTGCCTGTGATCGCTCTGGCGCTATCCGCCATATTTGAGGGGCTTCATCTGGGCTGGTTCGAGTTCACGGGTGTGGCTCTGGTGCTGCTGGGCAATGCGATCGTGGTGGGTTCGAAGCGGCTCAAAGCTTCGGCTTGA
- a CDS encoding DUF1272 domain-containing protein, producing the protein MLQLRPNCECCNVDLPPEAQAYICSFECTFCADCARDKLNFVCPNCGGGLVRRPVRPAAKLLKYPASTERVYKPEGCAAKPA; encoded by the coding sequence ATGCTGCAACTGCGACCCAACTGTGAATGCTGCAATGTGGATCTGCCGCCCGAGGCGCAGGCCTACATCTGCTCGTTCGAGTGCACCTTTTGCGCAGACTGCGCGCGGGACAAGCTGAACTTCGTGTGCCCCAACTGCGGCGGCGGGCTGGTGCGCCGACCCGTGCGCCCGGCAGCGAAGCTGCTGAAGTATCCCGCGTCGACCGAGCGGGTCTACAAGCCCGAAGGCTGCGCGGCCAAGCCCGCTTAG
- a CDS encoding META domain-containing protein, translating into MLLPLLLALVACTPVAGGGYPGRYQANLERETVILWLNANGDATLSQDPGDGQAPRVDVGDWIGSQDSLDLNFDAAVLTFGREDDDSLVLVDDLNGIAPAGLALQPTMALMDTRWVWLQTVANGQPTQPSTRDAFVLTFNDMGYASMETDCNSGQGAFLVGAGRQLSMPLIATTRMFCEGSNEGDFYAQLGLVESYSLTADGVLELHLGGDGGTMEFSPEA; encoded by the coding sequence TTGCTTCTTCCCCTACTGTTGGCTTTGGTTGCATGCACTCCTGTTGCAGGCGGCGGCTATCCCGGTCGCTACCAGGCCAACCTTGAACGTGAAACGGTGATCCTTTGGCTGAATGCCAATGGCGACGCCACGCTGTCACAAGACCCCGGTGATGGCCAGGCGCCTCGCGTGGATGTGGGCGACTGGATTGGCAGCCAGGATTCATTGGACCTCAATTTTGACGCTGCCGTGCTGACCTTCGGCCGCGAGGATGATGATTCGCTCGTATTGGTGGATGATCTCAACGGCATTGCCCCGGCCGGGCTGGCGCTGCAGCCCACCATGGCGCTGATGGACACGCGCTGGGTCTGGCTGCAGACCGTGGCCAACGGCCAACCCACCCAGCCCAGCACGCGGGATGCGTTCGTGCTCACGTTCAATGACATGGGCTATGCCAGCATGGAGACCGATTGCAACTCAGGGCAGGGTGCCTTCCTGGTTGGCGCCGGGCGGCAGCTCAGCATGCCGCTGATCGCCACCACGCGCATGTTCTGCGAAGGCTCCAACGAAGGCGACTTCTACGCCCAGCTTGGCCTGGTGGAAAGCTACAGCCTCACGGCCGACGGTGTGCTGGAGCTGCACCTGGGCGGTGACGGCGGCACGATGGAATTCTCGCCTGAGGCCTAA
- a CDS encoding SDR family NAD(P)-dependent oxidoreductase produces MGNKDLLEKVVLLTGASAGIGAATARQLAAAGAHLALAARRQTRLRRLAVEIAGQGGQILVVKTDLSDYTQIRRLVRRTLAVFGRIDVLVNIAGWGSYSWMDTAKAKHLETQFAVNVLAPLHLTRLLLPDMQRRRSGHIINMVSYASRVAVPPQTIYAGTKYALEGLTDGLRRELRPWGIHVSRVHPGGVSGTEFNDLAARRGGVGFQSPGVGNLSRESVARAIHRLILHPRRELMLGRLYDVPAFINRYAPWLVDWAMAWWVRRKRKMF; encoded by the coding sequence ATGGGAAACAAAGATCTTTTAGAAAAAGTTGTTCTGCTTACGGGTGCCTCAGCCGGCATTGGCGCCGCCACGGCGCGCCAGCTGGCGGCAGCTGGTGCCCACCTGGCGCTGGCAGCCCGCCGCCAGACCCGCCTGCGCCGCCTGGCGGTTGAGATCGCCGGGCAGGGCGGGCAGATCCTGGTGGTCAAGACCGACCTGAGCGACTATACGCAGATCCGCCGCCTGGTGCGCCGCACCTTGGCCGTCTTTGGCCGCATAGATGTGCTGGTCAATATTGCGGGTTGGGGATCGTACAGTTGGATGGATACCGCCAAGGCCAAGCACCTCGAGACCCAGTTTGCCGTCAACGTGCTGGCGCCTTTGCATCTGACCCGCTTGCTGCTGCCTGATATGCAGCGCCGCCGCTCCGGCCATATCATCAACATGGTCTCGTATGCCAGCCGGGTGGCAGTACCCCCGCAGACCATTTACGCGGGCACCAAGTACGCCCTTGAAGGACTTACGGATGGGCTGCGCCGCGAGCTGCGGCCCTGGGGTATCCATGTTTCACGCGTCCATCCGGGCGGCGTCAGCGGCACGGAGTTCAATGACCTGGCCGCTCGGCGCGGCGGCGTTGGCTTTCAGTCGCCCGGGGTGGGCAACCTCAGCCGCGAGTCCGTGGCGCGCGCCATTCATCGCCTCATCCTGCACCCGCGGCGCGAGCTGATGCTGGGCCGTTTATACGATGTGCCCGCCTTCATTAACCGTTATGCGCCGTGGCTGGTGGACTGGGCTATGGCCTGGTGGGTGCGCCGCAAACGAAAGATGTTCTGA
- a CDS encoding DUF1328 domain-containing protein — MLSWALWFLIIAVIAALFGFRGVAGTATSIAKGLFFIFIILFIISLIFGQPVINGA, encoded by the coding sequence ATGTTGAGTTGGGCTTTGTGGTTTCTGATCATTGCAGTGATTGCAGCATTGTTCGGTTTTCGAGGGGTGGCTGGCACAGCCACAAGTATTGCCAAGGGCTTGTTCTTTATCTTCATCATCCTGTTCATTATCTCGCTCATCTTTGGACAGCCAGTCATCAACGGAGCCTAG
- a CDS encoding DUF2231 domain-containing protein, whose protein sequence is MKLFGHPVHPMLVGFPLGLLLTGVGFDLAYLATGSASMAATAYYMMLVGVITGVVAEIFGLWDWLYIEKGTRAKRVGAWHGIGNFFAVLLFAISVYMRYAAPGFIASGNAMWLSLAGALLLAVTGWLGGELVFTLGEGVDKNAHANAPSSLSQEK, encoded by the coding sequence ATGAAGCTCTTTGGCCACCCTGTGCATCCGATGCTGGTGGGGTTTCCACTGGGGTTGCTGTTGACGGGTGTGGGCTTTGACCTGGCCTATCTGGCGACCGGTTCGGCCAGCATGGCCGCCACGGCTTATTACATGATGCTGGTAGGCGTTATCACCGGCGTCGTGGCCGAGATCTTTGGCCTGTGGGATTGGCTGTATATCGAAAAGGGCACGCGTGCCAAGCGCGTGGGTGCCTGGCACGGCATTGGCAATTTCTTCGCCGTGCTGCTGTTCGCCATCAGCGTGTACATGCGCTACGCCGCGCCCGGCTTCATCGCCAGCGGCAACGCCATGTGGCTCTCCCTGGCGGGTGCGCTGCTGCTGGCGGTCACTGGCTGGCTAGGCGGCGAGCTGGTCTTCACCCTCGGCGAGGGTGTGGACAAGAATGCCCACGCCAACGCCCCGAGCTCGCTCTCGCAAGAGAAATAG
- the rpsU gene encoding 30S ribosomal protein S21, protein MPKVVLRPGESQGSLLKRFRKKVARSKVLSTVRRKRWFISTNEQRRMEKQKAIRKAQRKLSGWKPKPRPTSSGSAQS, encoded by the coding sequence TTGCCCAAGGTTGTTCTAAGGCCTGGAGAGTCGCAAGGCTCTTTGCTCAAGCGCTTCCGCAAGAAAGTTGCGCGCAGCAAAGTGCTGAGCACGGTGCGCCGCAAGCGCTGGTTCATTTCCACCAACGAGCAGCGCCGCATGGAGAAGCAAAAAGCCATCCGCAAGGCGCAGCGCAAGCTTTCCGGCTGGAAGCCCAAGCCCAGGCCCACGTCTTCTGGCTCTGCCCAGTCGTAA
- the polX gene encoding DNA polymerase/3'-5' exonuclease PolX: MTNKELADTFLLIANLLEIKGEVVYKTLAYRKASENLTNLGRDATTIWKEGGQKALLEIPGVGKAIAEKIDELLNTGQMSFLEKLKKEVPEELATLLRIPDLGPKKIAMFYKELGITSIDQLKAAAQEGKLQNLPGMGAKSEAKILTGIEALGRRSGRLPLGNVWPFAQELLENLRKVKGVKRAEVAGSLRRMRASIGDIDILVSSTDPEKVIKAFTEAPNVARITGSGTVKSGVEFHNGMRGQIWVHEPARFGTALQYATGSKEHNVRLREMALDIGLSLSDQSFEKEDGSEILCATEEEVYKILGMDWVPPEIREDRGEIQLALENKLPKLIEVKHIKAELHSHSTWSDGQQSIQEMAEAAVAHGYKILAVTDHSAAIGILNGLTPEKVIEQRKEIEKVRKKMGDALTILHGVEVEVRADGTLDLPDDVLASLDIVVASIHQSMRQPRAQITERMLAAIHHPHVDIIGHPTNRKLPDREGADLDMDAILKAAADTDTALEINANPARLDLDDVQARRAVEMGIKLSINTDSHHADHMDFLFFGVATARRGWVTPGDVINTWTMKQLQKWLE, encoded by the coding sequence ATGACCAATAAAGAGCTGGCCGATACCTTCCTCCTCATCGCCAATTTGCTGGAGATCAAGGGTGAAGTGGTCTACAAAACCCTGGCCTATCGCAAAGCCTCGGAAAATCTGACCAATTTAGGCCGGGATGCGACCACCATTTGGAAGGAAGGCGGGCAAAAAGCCCTGCTGGAGATCCCCGGCGTCGGCAAAGCCATCGCCGAGAAGATCGACGAGCTGCTCAACACCGGCCAGATGAGCTTCCTGGAGAAGCTCAAAAAAGAGGTGCCTGAGGAGCTGGCTACCCTGCTGCGCATCCCAGACCTCGGCCCCAAGAAGATCGCCATGTTCTATAAAGAGCTGGGCATCACCAGCATAGACCAGCTGAAGGCCGCGGCCCAGGAGGGCAAACTGCAAAACCTCCCGGGTATGGGTGCCAAGTCAGAGGCCAAGATCCTGACCGGCATCGAGGCGCTGGGCCGCCGCAGCGGCCGCCTGCCGCTGGGCAACGTGTGGCCCTTTGCCCAGGAGCTGCTGGAGAACCTGCGCAAGGTCAAAGGTGTCAAGCGCGCCGAAGTGGCCGGCAGCCTGCGCCGCATGCGCGCCAGCATTGGCGATATTGACATTCTGGTCTCCTCCACCGACCCGGAAAAGGTCATCAAAGCTTTCACCGAGGCGCCGAACGTAGCCCGTATCACCGGCAGCGGCACGGTCAAATCCGGGGTCGAATTCCACAACGGGATGCGCGGCCAGATCTGGGTGCACGAGCCGGCCCGCTTTGGCACCGCGCTGCAGTACGCCACCGGCTCCAAGGAGCACAATGTGCGCCTGCGCGAGATGGCGTTGGATATTGGCCTCTCGCTGTCTGACCAATCCTTCGAAAAAGAAGACGGAAGCGAGATCCTGTGCGCCACCGAAGAAGAGGTCTACAAGATCCTCGGCATGGACTGGGTTCCGCCCGAGATCCGCGAGGACCGCGGCGAGATCCAGCTGGCGCTGGAGAACAAGCTGCCCAAGCTGATCGAAGTCAAGCACATCAAGGCCGAGCTGCACAGCCACAGCACCTGGAGCGATGGCCAGCAAAGCATTCAGGAAATGGCCGAGGCGGCCGTGGCGCACGGCTACAAGATCCTGGCCGTCACCGACCACTCGGCGGCCATCGGTATCCTGAACGGGCTGACGCCGGAGAAAGTGATCGAACAGCGCAAAGAAATAGAGAAGGTGCGCAAGAAAATGGGCGATGCCCTCACCATCCTGCATGGCGTAGAAGTAGAAGTGCGCGCCGACGGCACGCTGGACCTGCCCGATGATGTGCTGGCCTCGCTGGATATTGTGGTGGCCTCGATCCACCAGAGTATGCGCCAGCCGCGCGCCCAGATCACCGAGCGCATGTTGGCCGCCATCCACCACCCGCACGTGGACATCATCGGTCACCCCACCAACCGCAAACTGCCCGACCGCGAAGGCGCGGATCTGGATATGGATGCGATCCTGAAAGCCGCTGCCGACACCGACACCGCGCTGGAGATTAACGCCAACCCCGCCCGCCTGGACCTGGACGACGTGCAGGCGCGCCGCGCCGTGGAAATGGGCATCAAGCTGTCCATCAATACCGATTCGCACCACGCCGACCATATGGACTTCCTGTTCTTTGGCGTAGCCACGGCCCGCCGCGGCTGGGTGACGCCGGGCGATGTCATTAATACCTGGACGATGAAGCAGCTGCAAAAGTGGTTAGAATGA
- a CDS encoding HD domain-containing protein → MVLLLLAGASSLQAPLELIFNTFIILFYGSSAGYISETRRELIKEIQLRETAERALHYLNAQLEGRVKSRTRQLSDLNSQLNAELQARKRAQAGLQYRGSILETIAGIAEDTLRADNYVEPIPDMLRSLGQATRVERVRLFQNIPSHRGRGQALSLRKEWVSEPRFKNRLGERKVSYRDAGLLRWQRKLAAGEMVSDTLDNIDPDVRDMMNQEEIRSILIMPIFSGKEWWGSISLASTTSKRKWGRAETSALHAVADILGAHIQREAEYERTLLGWARALELRDQETEGHTQRVTRLAVELAVRLGYNDAEVTDIRRGALLHDIGKLGVPDAILNKPGKLSDSEWRIMRKHPEYARDMLRPIVFLHSALPIPYAHHERWDGSGYPRKLKGARIPAPARLFAVVDVWDALTSDRPYRKAWSPSRTAEFMLKQAGSQFDPEILPEFLKLMVDLGELPPRALQSLPVAA, encoded by the coding sequence ATGGTTTTACTGCTTCTGGCAGGCGCCAGCTCGCTTCAAGCTCCCCTTGAATTGATCTTCAACACTTTTATCATCCTGTTTTATGGATCGAGCGCCGGGTACATCAGCGAAACTCGCAGAGAGTTGATCAAAGAAATTCAACTGCGCGAAACCGCAGAGCGAGCTCTGCATTATCTGAATGCCCAACTCGAAGGCCGCGTCAAAAGCCGCACGCGGCAGCTATCTGACCTCAATTCGCAATTGAACGCAGAGCTGCAGGCGCGCAAGCGTGCCCAGGCCGGGTTGCAGTACCGCGGCTCGATCCTGGAAACCATCGCAGGCATTGCCGAAGATACGCTCAGGGCGGACAACTACGTCGAGCCGATCCCGGACATGCTGCGCAGCCTGGGCCAAGCCACACGGGTTGAGCGCGTGCGCCTGTTCCAGAACATTCCTAGCCACCGCGGGCGCGGCCAAGCGCTGTCGCTGCGCAAGGAATGGGTTTCTGAACCTCGTTTTAAGAATCGTTTAGGCGAACGCAAAGTCAGCTACCGCGATGCAGGGTTGTTGCGATGGCAACGCAAATTGGCAGCTGGTGAAATGGTGAGTGACACGCTTGACAACATTGACCCTGATGTGCGCGACATGATGAACCAGGAGGAGATACGCTCGATACTGATAATGCCCATTTTTTCAGGAAAAGAATGGTGGGGGAGCATCAGTCTGGCTTCAACGACCAGCAAGCGCAAATGGGGCCGCGCCGAAACAAGTGCCCTTCACGCTGTCGCCGATATCCTTGGTGCGCACATCCAGCGTGAAGCCGAGTATGAACGAACCTTGCTAGGCTGGGCTCGTGCACTTGAGTTGCGCGACCAGGAGACCGAGGGCCACACGCAGCGAGTGACCCGCCTGGCGGTTGAATTGGCCGTGCGTCTAGGTTACAACGACGCCGAGGTGACTGACATCCGCCGCGGGGCGCTGCTGCACGACATTGGCAAGCTGGGGGTGCCCGACGCGATTTTAAACAAGCCCGGCAAGTTGAGCGATAGTGAGTGGCGTATCATGCGCAAGCACCCGGAGTACGCGCGCGACATGTTGCGCCCCATCGTCTTCCTGCATTCAGCGCTGCCGATTCCCTACGCTCACCACGAACGCTGGGACGGCAGCGGCTACCCGCGCAAACTAAAAGGCGCCCGCATCCCCGCCCCCGCCCGCCTGTTTGCGGTGGTGGATGTGTGGGACGCGCTGACCTCCGACCGGCCGTACCGCAAAGCCTGGTCACCCTCGCGCACAGCCGAATTCATGCTGAAGCAGGCCGGCAGCCAATTTGACCCCGAAATTCTGCCGGAGTTCCTGAAGCTTATGGTGGACCTGGGCGAGCTGCCGCCACGGGCACTACAATCGTTACCTGTCGCCGCTTAG
- a CDS encoding GNAT family N-acetyltransferase, with amino-acid sequence MSLNIVDAATLPAEDRQRLAQILVDAFAEHWPSAWPTLAEALEELQDFDDPQRICRVALDGTGRVLGWIGGIPEYDGNVWELHPLAVDPPMQGQGIGRALIQDFEAQVRTRGGGLITLGSDDEHGMTTLAGMDLFPDPLQKLASIQAIKPHPFVFYQKMGYALIGVVPDANGPGKPDILMGKRIR; translated from the coding sequence ATGTCTTTAAACATTGTTGACGCCGCTACACTGCCGGCCGAAGACCGCCAGCGCTTGGCCCAAATTCTGGTGGATGCCTTTGCGGAGCATTGGCCCAGCGCCTGGCCCACTCTGGCTGAAGCCCTGGAGGAGTTGCAGGATTTCGACGACCCACAGCGCATTTGCCGTGTAGCGCTGGATGGCACTGGCCGTGTGCTGGGTTGGATCGGCGGCATCCCTGAATACGACGGCAATGTGTGGGAGCTCCACCCGCTGGCAGTTGACCCGCCCATGCAGGGGCAGGGCATTGGCCGCGCCTTGATACAGGATTTTGAAGCGCAAGTGCGCACCCGCGGCGGCGGTCTCATCACGCTCGGCTCGGATGACGAGCATGGCATGACCACGCTGGCCGGCATGGATCTGTTTCCTGACCCGCTGCAAAAGCTGGCCAGCATCCAGGCCATCAAGCCGCATCCTTTTGTCTTCTATCAAAAGATGGGCTATGCGCTCATCGGCGTCGTGCCCGATGCGAATGGCCCGGGCAAACCAGACATCCTGATGGGCAAGCGCATCCGCTGA
- a CDS encoding RHS repeat-associated core domain-containing protein, whose product MLTDHLGSVSAVLDGAGNLLGQQRYTPFGEARFEEMLGTTDFGYTGQRLLAGTGLMDYNARFYAPGLGRWTQPDSIVPRAGNPQALSRFTYTLNNPINLADPSGHIPAVWNAPCIDGLFCGRNYGASISRANLNPKAIENTKSASQAEKRQGTTSPIKKASSERENSVGAPFTCTTIVINQCNFLMYPDGDTSPNGTPNKELARALGNLGAVADLIEFALAFSVFASPPSHGAAAAMAVIDGIITTGSCIAAGECYFGSPGGNLPNVLVVNQDVVVTAAEIGAGLIPGVDILTSLASVPYDSLRAEGVLPNYISVGYSPAGPYGIPQSLLGTFYFFLYP is encoded by the coding sequence TTGCTGACCGACCACTTGGGCTCGGTGAGTGCGGTGTTGGATGGAGCAGGGAACCTGCTGGGGCAGCAGCGCTATACGCCGTTTGGCGAAGCGCGCTTCGAGGAGATGCTGGGCACGACCGACTTTGGTTACACTGGCCAGCGCTTGCTGGCAGGCACGGGCCTGATGGACTACAACGCGCGCTTCTACGCGCCCGGTCTGGGCCGCTGGACGCAGCCGGACAGTATTGTGCCAAGAGCGGGCAATCCGCAGGCGTTGAGTCGGTTTACTTATACGTTAAATAATCCTATCAACTTAGCTGACCCAAGTGGGCATATCCCCGCAGTTTGGAATGCGCCATGTATCGATGGTCTTTTTTGTGGAAGGAATTACGGAGCCAGCATTAGCAGGGCTAATCTCAATCCAAAAGCAATAGAAAACACAAAAAGTGCAAGCCAAGCTGAAAAGCGTCAAGGCACTACTAGCCCTATTAAGAAAGCTTCAAGTGAAAGGGAGAATTCTGTTGGTGCGCCGTTTACGTGTACAACCATTGTGATAAATCAATGTAACTTCCTAATGTATCCTGATGGAGATACTTCACCAAATGGAACCCCGAATAAGGAGCTGGCTAGAGCGTTAGGTAATTTAGGGGCAGTTGCGGATTTGATAGAATTCGCACTTGCATTTTCAGTTTTTGCTTCTCCACCATCTCATGGCGCCGCAGCAGCAATGGCCGTTATTGATGGGATTATTACTACAGGGAGCTGTATTGCTGCTGGCGAGTGTTACTTTGGAAGCCCAGGAGGAAATCTTCCAAATGTGCTTGTTGTAAATCAAGATGTTGTGGTTACTGCCGCTGAAATTGGCGCTGGATTAATTCCTGGAGTTGATATTTTAACATCCTTGGCTTCTGTCCCATATGATTCTCTTAGGGCTGAGGGAGTGCTGCCAAATTACATCAGTGTTGGCTATTCTCCCGCAGGACCATATGGAATACCTCAGTCTCTTTTAGGTACTTTTTATTTTTTTCTCTACCCCTGA
- a CDS encoding DUF5309 family protein translates to MAIYDGMKTTYSDAAAQARAISDVVQLIDPRDTPLLARLGLDGAREKFKIRMNGHKVELLEDELDPLVTAANNGETIGAADTSFVVADASVFQDGHVILIDAEYMVVKSVDLTTNTVTVYSRAYGGTNATHAATAAIHITAMARLEGDDADYGPLVALNVPFNYTSIFQKAVQVSGTQQAISQHGIEDEFQYQANKAVPHLLRLVEGAAFHGVRAAGSASSPRSMGGLGAFITNNVVDAGGAIAKADVDGLMEEIIMDGGKPDLLVMNPRVANDLRNLLDNSSFVRINQDENKLGLGAIERVVTQYGELELVMDRWCPVHTAYVLESGKVGFYTLRGFEAKELARSGDSLKGEVVGELSLLVANNKAHGKITGITT, encoded by the coding sequence ATGGCAATTTACGATGGAATGAAGACAACCTATTCGGATGCGGCTGCCCAGGCGCGGGCGATCAGCGATGTGGTGCAACTGATCGATCCCCGGGATACGCCCCTGCTGGCACGCCTAGGGTTGGATGGCGCCCGCGAGAAGTTCAAGATCCGCATGAACGGGCACAAAGTGGAGCTGTTGGAAGATGAGCTGGATCCGCTGGTGACGGCGGCCAACAACGGTGAGACGATCGGCGCGGCTGACACCAGCTTCGTAGTGGCGGACGCCTCGGTGTTCCAGGATGGGCATGTCATCCTGATCGACGCGGAGTACATGGTGGTCAAGAGCGTTGACCTGACCACCAACACCGTCACCGTGTATAGCCGTGCCTATGGCGGCACCAATGCCACCCACGCTGCCACCGCCGCCATCCACATCACTGCCATGGCGCGTCTCGAGGGCGATGATGCCGACTATGGCCCGCTGGTGGCGTTGAACGTGCCGTTCAACTACACCAGCATCTTCCAAAAGGCTGTGCAGGTCAGCGGCACCCAGCAGGCCATCAGCCAACATGGGATTGAGGACGAGTTCCAATACCAGGCGAATAAGGCGGTGCCGCACCTGCTGCGCCTGGTGGAAGGCGCAGCCTTCCACGGCGTGCGGGCGGCAGGCTCCGCCAGCTCGCCGCGCTCGATGGGCGGGCTGGGCGCCTTCATCACCAACAACGTGGTGGACGCCGGCGGCGCCATCGCCAAGGCGGATGTTGACGGGCTGATGGAAGAGATCATCATGGATGGCGGTAAGCCAGACTTGCTGGTGATGAACCCGCGGGTGGCCAACGATCTGCGCAACCTGCTCGACAACAGCAGCTTTGTGCGCATCAACCAGGATGAGAACAAACTGGGCCTGGGAGCGATCGAGCGCGTGGTGACGCAGTACGGCGAACTGGAACTGGTGATGGATCGCTGGTGCCCGGTGCATACGGCCTATGTGCTGGAGAGCGGCAAGGTGGGCTTCTATACGCTGCGCGGCTTTGAGGCCAAGGAACTGGCCCGCTCTGGCGACAGTCTGAAAGGCGAGGTGGTGGGCGAACTGAGCCTGCTGGTGGCCAACAACAAGGCGCACGGCAAGATCACGGGCATCACTACCTAA
- a CDS encoding ABC transporter ATP-binding protein has product MHAVKGVDLQIKQGEFFTMLGPSGCGKTTTLRMIAGFEFPTSGDIFLNGELSNDVPPYKRAVNTVFQSYALFPHLTVAQNVGFGLAVKRVPKGEREVRVREALELVKLGQLGERKPNQLSGGQQQRVALARALVNRPAVLLLDEPLGALDLKLRETMQHELKDLQKRVGITFIYVTHDQEEALTMSDRIAVMSEGHVQQVGTPEQIYNFPANHFVADFIGDTNFLEGKVVSLHEDRTVIKVGREDVTAARANFPLMPGEKVTMVIRPEKLAVARELAPALAPGAEAPPPAAPVSPAKPQPPRVNAVINARVLDSVFVGTDTRVNVTLKGGTEITVLVRNLEDDEDFKKGEKVVVTYDASDSRLLPAAQLGTTDETYSGNGEAANGAAAPAAK; this is encoded by the coding sequence ATGCACGCTGTGAAAGGCGTTGACCTGCAGATCAAGCAGGGTGAGTTCTTCACCATGCTTGGCCCCAGCGGTTGCGGCAAGACCACGACCTTGCGCATGATCGCCGGCTTTGAGTTCCCCACCAGTGGCGATATTTTTCTGAATGGCGAGCTTTCCAATGATGTTCCACCCTATAAGCGGGCGGTCAACACCGTGTTCCAAAGCTATGCGCTCTTTCCCCATCTCACCGTGGCGCAGAACGTGGGTTTTGGCCTGGCGGTCAAGCGGGTGCCCAAAGGCGAGCGCGAGGTGCGTGTGCGCGAGGCATTGGAGCTGGTGAAGCTGGGCCAGCTCGGCGAGCGCAAGCCGAACCAACTCTCCGGTGGGCAGCAGCAGCGCGTAGCGCTGGCGCGTGCCCTAGTGAACCGGCCGGCGGTGCTGCTGCTGGACGAGCCACTGGGCGCGTTGGACCTCAAGCTGCGTGAAACCATGCAGCACGAGCTCAAAGATTTACAAAAGCGGGTTGGTATTACGTTCATCTACGTTACACATGACCAGGAAGAAGCGCTGACGATGAGCGACCGCATCGCGGTGATGAGCGAGGGCCACGTGCAGCAGGTGGGCACGCCGGAGCAGATCTACAACTTCCCGGCCAACCACTTTGTGGCTGATTTCATTGGCGATACAAATTTTCTGGAAGGCAAAGTGGTCTCGCTGCATGAGGACCGCACCGTGATCAAAGTGGGGCGCGAGGATGTAACCGCCGCCCGCGCTAACTTTCCGCTGATGCCCGGCGAGAAGGTCACCATGGTCATCCGCCCGGAGAAGCTGGCGGTGGCCCGCGAACTGGCGCCGGCGTTGGCGCCTGGCGCCGAGGCGCCGCCCCCGGCGGCTCCGGTGAGCCCGGCCAAGCCGCAACCGCCACGCGTGAACGCGGTGATCAACGCCCGCGTGCTCGACTCGGTGTTTGTGGGCACGGACACACGTGTCAACGTCACGCTCAAGGGCGGCACCGAGATCACCGTACTGGTACGCAACCTTGAGGACGACGAAGACTTCAAGAAGGGCGAGAAGGTCGTGGTGACGTACGACGCGTCCGACTCGCGTTTGCTGCCCGCGGCCCAGCTGGGCACGACGGATGAGACCTATAGCGGCAATGGCGAGGCCGCCAACGGCGCGGCTGCGCCGGCGGCTAAATAA